One Coturnix japonica isolate 7356 chromosome 20, Coturnix japonica 2.1, whole genome shotgun sequence genomic window carries:
- the LOC107323197 gene encoding BPI fold-containing family B member 4-like yields MLTALNIAVLYVLLSPALSQLPTDAVLRLNKGVLSDALAGSLQQGAVLQGALGELPISRMHGSRALQDSHGGGLLGGGGLLGGLLGGGGLLVGLTGGGGLVGGLTGGLLGGGEGADLLGGGSDAGDGLRGNGDASWMDPYSSPPPRSWSVPRGSLPMDVPGAAEGQGALLGDGGPSGTAGILGGGLLGVLGDGGLLSTVQGLTGLRIVELTLPRVSLHLLPGIGLHLNLYTRVALNGRSLLGLLDIAVEVNVTSRVRLTMDGTSYPKLVVEKCNTLLGGIKVRLLRGLLPIVDNLLAGVLNRLLPNLLCPVVDVALGLVNDQLGLVNSLVPLGLLGSIQYTVSSLPLVTSQFLEVDLNTVVGRVAGGLVDYPLGRPERVSTPPRVPMPPLPPMPDTSSSQLGLSVNVLSSVLAALQKEGALDLDISNDMFPELPPLTTWTLGALVPVVLKAYPEPCDLLLKITVPKAPVVTFKRDRAAIQLKATAEVVATHSADVQKFLCLLDIDASLLAQFAVEANKLKISAGLEKTELSLVSSSIGDFDVSLLETLINKVFNAAFLPALNAVLGHGVPLPHLLNIDFTNADIYVIEDLLVLSA; encoded by the exons ATGCTGACGGCTCTGAACATCGCTGTGCTCTATGtcctgctgtccccagccctgAGCCAGCTGCCGACAGATGCTGTCCTCCGCCTCAACAAAGGTGTTCTGAGTGATG CTCTTGCAGGTTCCCTGCAACAAGGTGCAGTCCTACAAGGAGCCCTCGGAGAGTTGCCCATCAGCAGGATGCATggaagcagagcactgcaggacaGCCACGGAGGGGGCCTCCTGGGTGGTGGGGGGCTGCTTGGTGGCCTGCTGGGTGGTGGGGGGCTGCTGGTTGGGCTGACAGGTGGTGGGGGGCTGGTTGGGGGACTGACGGGTGGCCTGCTAGGTGGAGGTGAGGGTGCTGATCTCCTTGGTGGAGGGAGTGATGCAGGTGATGGTCTCCGTGGCAATGGAGATGCCTCCTGGATGGATCCCTATAGCAGTCCCCCTCCCAGAAGCTGGTCTGTCCCCAGGGGGTCCCTTCCTATGGATGTGCCGggtgcagcagaggggcaggggGCTCTGCTGGGTGATGGAGGCCCCTCCGGCACAGCTGGTATCCTTGGAGGAGGCTTGCTGGGTGTCCTTGGGGATGGAGGCCTGCTCAGCACGGTGCAGGGGCTCACAGG GCTGAGGATCGTGGAGCTGACACTGCCCAGGGTGTCCCTGCATCTCCTGCCCGGCATCGGCCTCCATCTCAACCTCTACACACGGGTGGCACTCAATGGCAGAAG CCTCCTGGGTCTGCTGGACATCGCTGTGGAAGTGAATGTCACCTCACGGGTCCGGCTGACTATGGATGGCACCAGCTACCCCAAACTGGTGGTGGAAAAATGCAACACGCTCCTGGGAGGCATTAAAGTCAGACTGCTGAGAGG cCTGCTCCCAATTGTGGATAATTTACTGGCTGGTGTCCTGAATAGACTTCTTCCTAATCTG ctctgcccagtAGTTGATGTTGCCCTGGGACTTGTCAATGATCAACTGGGGCTGGTCAACT CACTGGTGCCACTGGGGTTGCTGGGCAGCATCCAGTACACCGTGTCCAGCCTGCCGCTGGTGACCAGCCAGTTCCTTGAAGTAGACCTGAAT ACTGTGGTCGGACGAGTAGCAGGAGGTCTGGTCGATTACCCACTGGGAAGACCAGAAAGAGTCTCCACACCTCCAAGAGTCCCCATGCCACCTCTGCCGCCGATGCCAGACACCAGCTCCTCCCAGCTGGGCCTATCTGTGAACGtcctcagctcagtgctggctgccttGCAGAAGGAAGGAGCCCTGGACCTGGACATCTCCAATGACATG TTTCCTGAGCTTCCACCACTGACAACGTGGACTCTTGGAGCCCTGGTTCCTGTG GTTCTTAAGGCGTACCCTGAGCCGTGTGACTTGCTGCTGAAAATCACAGTTCCCAAAGCACCCGTGGTGACCTTCAAGAGAGATAGAGCTGCCATCCAGCTCAAGGCTACAGCAGAGGTGGTGGCCACACACTCAGCCGACGTGCAGAAGTTTCTCTGCCTTCTGGATATT GATGCGTCTTTGCTGGCTCAGTTTGCTGTTGAGGCCAACAAACTGAAGATCAGTGCCGGCCTTGAGAA aactGAGCTCTCCTTGGTGTCTTCATCCATTGGTGATTTTGAT GTCTCGCTGCTGGAGACGTTGATCAACAAGGTCTTCAatgctgccttcctgcctgcccTGAATG ctgtgctgggccatGGGGTGCCTCTCCCACATCTGCTGAACATCGACTTCACCAACGCTGACATCTACGTCATTGAg GACCTCCTTGTGCTGTCGGCGTGA